A single region of the Bacteroidetes Order II. bacterium genome encodes:
- a CDS encoding HAD family hydrolase, translating into MKTIAAFDFDGTITTSDSLYHFIRFTHTKRTVLKGFIRLLPVFVWFKLGLMDNQKAKEAVLHYFFAGMDTVKFQSMSRQFAQQYLPSIVRPKAIEKIRWHQKEGHRLVLVSASVEAYLTPWAAENGFQEVCGSKLEIIKERLTGRLAGKNCWGPEKVARLEDCVGALSSVCLYAYGDTRGDRELLAAATYPHFRAFE; encoded by the coding sequence ATGAAAACCATAGCAGCTTTCGACTTCGACGGAACCATTACAACCTCCGATTCGCTCTACCACTTTATTCGGTTTACCCATACGAAGCGAACCGTTCTTAAAGGATTTATCCGGCTGCTTCCGGTATTTGTGTGGTTTAAGCTGGGGTTGATGGATAACCAGAAGGCAAAAGAGGCTGTTTTACACTATTTTTTTGCCGGAATGGATACGGTAAAGTTTCAGAGCATGAGCCGCCAATTTGCACAACAATACTTACCTTCAATCGTGCGCCCTAAAGCGATAGAAAAGATCCGGTGGCACCAAAAAGAGGGTCATCGATTGGTTTTGGTTAGTGCCTCGGTTGAGGCTTACCTTACGCCTTGGGCGGCAGAAAATGGATTTCAAGAAGTATGTGGCTCGAAGCTCGAAATAATAAAAGAACGGTTAACTGGCCGATTGGCTGGCAAGAATTGTTGGGGGCCGGAAAAAGTGGCCCGCCTCGAAGACTGTGTGGGGGCGCTTTCTTCGGTCTGCTTATATGCCTATGGCGATACGCGCGGCGATCGTGAGTTGCTGGCCGCTGCAACATATCCCCATTTTCGGGCTTTTGAATAG